ACGGTATCACAGTTTGATACCAAATGTGCTACTATTGATTTATCCCTGTTCAGTTCCGATTCGGTTAGATTTCGATtcgattttaattaattattttttattaataaatttacattatatactataatttatattaaacaCAGTATGGCTAGCATGTTCCCTGCAGCTTTTGTAAAAAGTAGTTGCCCGCGTGGCCCCCTGTCAGTCTGTCACTCTTGTTTTATCCCAACCCCAGTATCAACTCCCTACTCCCCATTTCTCAATCCCCAATTCCTCATTGGACAatgtttattttaagaaaatgcgAACAGTTGGTGCTGCCTCAAAGCCTAAGAACAATATAACGATTATATTTTCCAATTCcaacatataataacaaataatttctaaaaacatatatttttcaattcagACTATATTTTTCATCCAAGttttcaaaagttatttttttcaaaatttcttacTTTCAGTATTCTAGTTCTAAATTTCAATCACAATATCATTTGGTGAATTTTGGAGGAGgaatcttcttcaaatttcaagtttcgaaatcaaatttttaattttcgaTTATAATCATTTGTTCTTTATACAAATGTTTGATAACTTTGTTCGACTCTttaatcttatatttattttttgtatttaaattttataagttgttcttattatatattatttgttgcTGTTAAATTTcatatgttataatttttaattttatttcatggAGTCTTCTAAAAAAACGTGGAGGTAAAAAGGATTTTGTacaatcaatgaaaaatatggttacaaaaaataataaaggttCTAGTTCTTCTAAATCTAATTTCTTCTTGTTAGAATGCATACGAATGAATTACGCATGTGAATGAAAGTAGTTGTTTCTGTTCCAATTCTATAGAAATTAATTCGGATACTCCTATAATTCCCTATGAGCTTTATGAAAGACATTATgataataatcaagaaaatgaagaagtagaaattgatgaagaagtaTATTTAGATGATACACCGACTAGTTCGAGTTCAATAGTACTGAAATTCCACCTCCAGATCTAGTCATCCTCCTATTGTTCCAACTAGATGTAAGACCAAGGTAcaaaatgatttaaaatcacatgtgtgaaatttttttatttgaataatgaAAAAACTTTTAGTACATGTAATATTTGTTaacaacattttaaatatacatCTCGTGGCAGTGGAGGTTCAACGGGggattaaaaaaacatttgattaaaaattatagTAAGAGTGGTTTACATATATGTCTTCTCTTGATGTTGGTTAAAAATCTAGCATTGAAGCATCGGTTAGAGGATCAAATATGGTTCAAGGTGAATTAAATACTTTGAACTCAAGTGGCCCTCTTACACATTGAACATATAATAAGGATCGTGATCGAGAAGATTTTGCTAAAATGGTTGTTATTTGTGATTTACCTTTTAGTTTGGAGAACATCCAAATTTTATTGCATATATTCATGATACATATAATCCTAGTTTAAAAGGTTTATTAAAAAGCATGGTAAAAAgcgatattttttaatttcaagaaaaacattGTCAATATTTGCATGTCTATTTTGAACTAATGAATTGTAGATTTGATATTACCACTTATATGGGTTGTAGTTCTAATGGTTTTGATTATTTACTTGTTATTGCGCATTGGACTGATTATAATTGAAATttacaaaaaagaattattggttataaaatttgtcaaaagaaaaaaaactggAATGTATATTGCTATTACTGTGTTGAAAATTTTAGCTTTTTTTTCGGTCTTTGTGATAAAGTCATTAGTAGAGTTGTCAATATGAGTTAGTCCACCTCATCTGGGCTAACCCATGCAGGCTTTGACAATTTATATGTCAGGctgggctagcccatttttagcgTGGGCCAGAAAATGATCGGTCTAACCTACAAGTATGTGGGCTACAGGTTTGATGGGTCAACccactttattaaatttttttattttttcataattattaaattaaattataattataatttaaaaatataaacataaatatcgacaaaacaacaTTACATGATGTTTATGTTACTatttgttaatcaaattcacaaataaaattatctttataatatttattaaatttttttttcaagtaaaagtatataaatatctaaatagaaattttaatataattgttttgagttaagactctctttaattttaaattttaatattataatatatttttaataaatttttattggcCCATGGGCGACCCAatcgatatttctcaagccccatAAATCAGAAGGTTTATTCAGGTCGGGCTAaaaatcctttttcttaaatgggctctAAAAATCTTAGTCCACCCCTATTAAATTCCGGGTTAGGCCAGACCGCCCAGCGAACCTAACTCATATTGACGCTCTAGTCATTCGTGTTACTTTAGATAATACTTCTGCTAATTTAAATTCTATTAATATGTTAGAACCTAGATTTTGTCCAATtagtaaatatgattttcatgttagatgtgtCGTGCATATATTAAATTTGGTTGTTAGTGACGGTgtgaaattatttgaaaacgAAATTTCTAACTTTTTCAGTTAAAAAAGCTTAAAATAGGATTTCTAATTGGAGTAGGCTTTGAATCCAAGTTATCCTACTATTATAAATAAACCCTTAGGGCTCCATTGTTAGGGTTCAACTTTTTATTGGTGTGCAAGAGCAAGTATCAACGTTTGTAATAGGTTTCAATTTtctaactcttttatttttcggAAATTGCATGAACAATTGTATTTTGTGGTTTTCTAATAGCATGAGTGGCTAAACGCTCTAGTTTTGGGATTGTAGCTATAAATCGGTTGTTGATTATTAAAAGactttttgaattaattcttgGTTGTCACTATAATTACttatatattcttgttttaaTGTTGTGTTTGATCACCATAAGATAAATGTATTGTCTAATCTTAAAATTGATAGGATAAGGGTTAGATAGACCAAAAAATATAGAGAGCTCGATCGACCCATTTGATTGAGGTGACTGTGTTTAAGAGTGACGCCTAAACGAACAACTTGTTAGGTTATGAAAcaggatgaaatataaatgctcaCCAATTAGTCTATTTATCCCCGCTCAACGTTGTAATTAGATGGCTAACTAGAGTTGGTGACTAGAGGTGTGAACCGGACTCATACAATTAATCATGTAAACCAATAACTTGACAACTAAAATAAATTCTAAGCCAAGAATATGATACATGAGATTTGTTACATGTTGTAGCCATGGAAATGTCTTTTACTTgcttaaaaaattatcttaatGTTGTTCAATCTTggttacttttatttattgcatGAATAATACTCcatccatttaaaaaagaatgaccttctttcctttttagtctgttttaaaagaatgacctttttctttttttggtaataacTTTCAACGTGgtatgtttaaggccacaagattaaaggaaaattttgtaaatttgacataattttgaTTTAAGACCACATGATCAAaagtcttatttattttcttaaacttcgtgtcaagtcaaagtagaccattctttatgaaatggagggagtagtAGTTAACAATCATCATAATTTCTGAAAAcggttaattttattttatttctagaGCTAAGAGTCAAATATAAGTTGATCATAAGTTCCTTGAAAACGATAACTCATTTCTTTAAGAATCTATATTACTTGAGCGACCACGTACACTTGCATGTGCAATTGAGAGCAACACTATAAGTATTTTgtaacttgtactaagtatggagaTATTTGTTTATTGCGCCATAAGTTTGAACCGACATTAGTCTTATAAAGATGTCTAATAGAAAAACTTAAGAGTTCCACATTAATGATTGGGTGTTCTGAAATTTTCGCCTATGAAATGTGTCTTGGGATTTGAAAACAAAAGGTAAGTTGAGCCCTAGAAACATTAGTTCCTACAGAATTACAAGAAGAATTGGTCAGGCGGCCTATAAGGTATATTTGCTTCTACAATTAGTTGTAGTGATATTACTTAAATGTGTAGGGAATCCTTCACTTGTTTTTTTGCAAAAGGCAGGCAGTCAATGCATTGAGGACTTACCATTTGAAAAGGCTTCAATGGTCATACTAGACCGTTAGCTCATAAAGTTGATAATGAAAGATGTAGTCCTATCAAAAATATCACTTTTTCACTTGTTATCCTATTTGTCATGATCTGAGACTAtccctaatagtgataacaatGCTTTAGAAGTATAAGTGACCCAAATTGATTCATGATTTGACgtgatatatatttgaaaataaattatgcatAAGTTGAATTTGCAAGGTGTATTAAATTCAAGACACTAAATGGATAAGTTGAAAATATCTAAACAAATTATAAGTTGATATTACTATCAAACTGTCTGAAAGTCTCTACTATCAGTTGTTGGTACAAGCACCAAACTAAAAGAGTAAATAATGTTGAGGATACCCATTGATAAAATCTTGCATACCTAAAATAAAAACACTCGAAGGAATTCTTAAACTAAAGAACCCTACTTTATTGTTTGAGAAGAGTTTGTAataattctaagtgtttggAGTAAAGGGAGAGGGGGGGTGGGGGGGTGTACCTAAGATAGGCGAAAACGACATAGTCTAAGAGTTAAAAGATGGGAAGAAGACGAAAGCaatattgaaagaaaaactgtCAGAACTTCCCACAAAAGCTATCTACGTCCATGGAATGAATGATGTATGGTCCGTATATGTCATCCGTGAACTTCAAGACATACAACATTGTTATCCACATGTATAAGCTATTACTTGCTAATGAACAATCTAGAGACAATTGGAATAACGACCTAGTAAGGCTAAGTCATGTCTCATGAGTTATAATTTTAACAAgtctttaattttgatatttaacttGTCATCATCACTTGCTCTTGTTTAATACCTGATTTACATGAGCTTGTTTACTTGCTATTTTGTCTCTCTTACATATGATGACTGGGCCATTGCATTTTCTGAAATGCAGGATCTAGTGTTATAGGTTGAGAGACCTTCTCATTAGACAAACTACACTTGGTGAGCTCCACTTCTACCTTTGAACTAGAAGGTATCCAGTACTTTACATGTTTTGTATTCAATAGAGGTTTCGTCATGTATTGCTTTCAAGTGACCAGTCAAAAGCTTTTTTCCTGTCTGAGTAACAACATCTAGCACTGGATAACTCGATCCCTTCATCTCAAAGTAATCGCTAGATGTAAACCAAGTTGGTAGAGAATGAAGCCTATAATTCAGCTGGGCAAATACTCTCCTCAATTCAAAAAGGAAGCTGGAACGTATACTGCATCAACTGCAATTGGTAAACATCTTCAGCATGGGAAGAAACATAGATAAAGGTAAAAGATCAAGTACAGTGTTCTTTTCTATTTCAACTATGCATACTGAGTTGCAATATTCACGAGTTCAAAAATGATAGGAAGATTCAACAATACATCTTCGTAATCTGTATAAGCGGGTTGGGCTCCCTTCAGAATTTACTATGCCCCAGCTGTTCAGCAAGTATATCCATATTACTCAAGTTGTCTGACTGAGTCTCCAGCAAATCCATTTCCATCTTTTTATCTTCCAGACTGTGAAATGGTTCCTCTGAACCTGAAAAAGTTCCAGACTCTAAGTCAGTCTCCATGCCAGCATGGGAGCACGCTTGATTATCCATCACTTCGCCTTCATTATTCTCTGTTATTCGACTGGACAAAAGCAGCTGTTCCAACAAGTTGTCATCATCAGGATGATATGGCAAAGTAAGAGGGACCCTATTTTCAAAAGCAAGCAGCTTTTCATCCATTAATCCTGAGAAGAAATCTATATTGGAAAACATATCTTTTAATTCATTGGAAGAAAAATCGAGCTCCATAGGTTTCTGAGAATCCAAGGCAGGTTCAGGTTCAGCGCATAGGGGGGTCTCTGCAGCTTCTTCATGAGTGGGAGGATGATACCTCACAATTGCTCGATCGGATGGTGTATCTACACAATCATCTTCAACTTCACTCAGTATATTATTACCATTTTCACTCATACACCAACTGTTTTCCTTGGGCTGGAAAAACTGAACCAAAAAACTTGGGCTTTGCATAGCCATAACAATGAAGGAAAGCATCTGCTGTTGATTTTTCTCCCTGACTTTTAGTTGTTCTCGTAGAAGTATCAACTTACTCTCTGAATTCTGCTGGTGTTCCTTAAGCTTGACTAATTCCTGGGTGAGAACATTTCTTTCATCCTTAAGATTCTCAACTTCTTTCCACAGTTCAAGATTCTTACTTTCTTCAGATGTACAAGACTTGATCTCCTCAAGTTGGGATGGTTTCTTTTGGGCTACACTGGACTGTTTCCTTCTAacaatattctttaaaaaatgcTTTTGGCCTTTGACAAAGCTATCATTCAAAAATTCCCATCTATCTGTATCAGTTTTATGGAAACCCTGAATAATTGAAAATCTTAACAATTAgtgaaatatgaaatataaatttaacaaaCCAATAAACAACATGAATGACATTATTCACTAGCCGCCTCTGAACTTGTTAATCcgaaaaaattatcaagaatATTAATCATAGATAACCAATATGATTAAAGCATACAAGAAcaactacatatatatatgaacacGACAATCCTCTGCGGCCTGCGCATATTCGGATCATCACAAGTGACCCATAGACCAAACTTCTGGAAATAACAACCTATCAACTGGTAGACAAcaatgataattttgatgaaagAAGCAAGGAGACAAACATGAGAAACTGCCAATTGCAGTATGCAGATTTTAATATGCAAACAATGCCTATGAATTCACACACTAACTAACATTTAGTTGGCTCAAACTTAGCATTTTACCAATTTCATTTTGCCCAATAAAAAAGATGCATTGTGAGGAACTGTGTCCTTTATATTATGAGTGTCCTGCTTCGTATGG
The nucleotide sequence above comes from Solanum pennellii chromosome 9, SPENNV200. Encoded proteins:
- the LOC107029153 gene encoding heat stress transcription factor A-8 — encoded protein: MVKSFENGVSVAPFLLKCYEMVEDESTDGLISWNQSEKSFIIWDVPKFSSELLPKYFKHSNFSSFIRQLNIYGFHKTDTDRWEFLNDSFVKGQKHFLKNIVRRKQSSVAQKKPSQLEEIKSCTSEESKNLELWKEVENLKDERNVLTQELVKLKEHQQNSESKLILLREQLKVREKNQQQMLSFIVMAMQSPSFLVQFFQPKENSWCMSENGNNILSEVEDDCVDTPSDRAIVRYHPPTHEEAAETPLCAEPEPALDSQKPMELDFSSNELKDMFSNIDFFSGLMDEKLLAFENRVPLTLPYHPDDDNLLEQLLLSSRITENNEGEVMDNQACSHAGMETDLESGTFSGSEEPFHSLEDKKMEMDLLETQSDNLSNMDILAEQLGHSKF